The Corylus avellana chromosome ca8, CavTom2PMs-1.0 genome has a segment encoding these proteins:
- the LOC132190308 gene encoding receptor-like protein EIX2, with product MRCIEEERQALFKFKQGLEDNFSMLSSWGSDEEDCCKWEAIKCSNQTGHVEALDLSGKYLSGEIRSSLLGLQHLTYLDLSYNHFSILPKLIGSLTKLQYLNLSDNNFFGTIPPQFGNLTNLISLDISGYVMLSVDHGPTKVLFLTEDYNLDWLFHLSSLRHLDMSGVNLSKVVNWPDKVNMLPSLLQDLRLSHCQLSMPVPPTLINPNCSSPLSFLDLSANQFNSSIFPWLFKYYNRLVHLDLHFTKIEGLIPKALGKMVALVHLDLSYNKLEGVIPNLSKLSLLRELHLSNNQLNGSLDNVLGKLSKLQVLDLSLNSLKGVITETHLSNLSNLNQLDLSYNYDLSLKFSPDWIPPFHLDYIGLRSCKLGPTFPQWIQTQKNFSSLDISDARISDTIPNWFWDLSFNIKYLNISANQITGTIPFEWFSTRFQSSYAIDLSDNRFSCPLPQLNSNSWVLNLSNNLFQGTVTFICESDGSLEFLDLSNNLLSGELPKCWPKVGPAFLNLANNNLSGRIPESLGKNCLNYSHFASLHFQNNSFIGELPVSLMNCSSLSVIDFGENKLSGRIPTWIGTSLPQLMILRLPSNEFVGSIPLQLCQLTSLQILDISHNSISGTIPRCINNFAGMTQKQNLKISRLDFGTTTAEGSMRIYWQYNEKAWVNTKGMPLEYKKILDSVKVIDLSSNRLEGEIPREVTSLLELIGLNLSRNLLTGVIPQNIGDLKSLESLDLSSNHLSYVIPQSLATLSFLSYLNLSNNNLSGRVPTGTQLQSFTASSYAGNLDLCGLPLNRCLEDNMAQGPQIGSTHEDGNIEEHENSHEHLWFYMSIAIGFIVGFWGVCGSLILKITWRHAYFQFLDRMGDRLFVTIVVNMAKLLRNFKTQCYQENV from the coding sequence ATGAGATGCATAGAGGAAGAAAGACAAGCACTCTTCAAATTCAAACAAGGCCTTGAAGATAATTTCAGTATGCTGTCTTCTTGGGGCAGTGATGAGGAAGATTGTTGCAAATGGGAAGCAATTAAATGCAGCAACCAAACAGGTCATGTTGAAGCGCTTGATCTAAGCGGTAAATATTTATCAGGTGAGATAAGGTCTTCATTACTTGGATTGCAACATTTGACTTACCTCGACTTAAGTTACAATCATTTCTCCATCCTCCCAAAGCTCATTGGTTCACTCACTAAATTACAGTATCTCAATCTTTCCGacaacaatttttttggaaCCATTCCACCGCAGTTTGGAAATCTCACAAATTTGATTTCTCTTGATATCAGCGGCTATGTTATGCTGAGTGTGGACCATGGGCCGACAAAGGTCCTTTTTCTGACTGAGGACTATAATCTTGACTGGCTCTTTCATCTCTCCTCTTTAAGACACTTAGATATGAGCGGTGTGAACCTTAGCAAGGTAGTGAATTGGCCGGATAAGGTTAATATGCTCCCTTCTTTGTTACAAGACTTACGTCTAAGTCATTGTCAGCTCTCCATGCCTGTTCCTCCTACACTTATCAATCCTAATTGTTCTTCGCCACTTTCATTCCTTGATCTCTCTGCCAATCAATTCAACTCCTCAATATTCCCTTGGTTGTTCAAATATTACAATCGCCTTGTTCATCTTGACCTCCATTTTACCAAAATAGAAGGTCTTATTCCAAAAGCTCTTGGGAAAATGGTGGCTCTAGTTCATCTTGACCTCTCTTACAACAAGCTTGAAGGGGTGATACCGAATCTTTCAAAATTATCTTTGTTGAGAGAGTTGCATCTGTCCAATAATCAATTAAATGGGAGTTTAGACAATGTTCTAGGAAAACTTTCCAAGCTTCAAGTTTTGGATTTGTCCTTAAATTCTTTGAAAGGCGTCATCACTGAAACACATTTGTCGAATCTTTCCAACTTAAACCAATTGGACTTGTCCTATAATTATGATCTATCTTTGAAGTTTAGTCCAGACTGGATTCCACCATTTCATTTGGATTACATAGGATTGAGATCTTGCAAATTGGGGCCAACTTTTCCTCAATGGATTCAAACACAAAAGAATTTTTCATCGCTTGATATATCTGATGCAAGAATTTCAGACACCATCCCCAATTGGTTTTGGGATCTTTCTTTCAATATAAAGTACTTAAATATCTCAGCCAACCAAATCACTGGTACCATACCTTTTGAATGGTTTTCGACAAGATTTCAAAGTTCTTATGCAATAGATTTGAGTGATAACCGCTTCAGCTGTCCACTGCCACAACTTAACTCTAATTCATGGGTGTTGAATCTCTCTAATAATTTGTTCCAAGGAACTGTGACATTCATATGTGAGTCCGATGGATCCTTGGAATTCCTTGATCTTTCGAATAACTTATTATCTGGAGAGCTCCCCAAGTGTTGGCCAAAGGTGGGGCCAGCATTCCTTAATTTGGCAAACAATAATCTCTCTGGGAGAATTCCTGAATCCCTtggaaaaaattgtttgaaCTATAGTCATTTTGCATCATTGCATTTCCAAAACAACAGTTTCATTGGAGAATTACCTGTGTCATTGATGAACTGCTCTTCACTGAGTGTAATAGATTTTGGAGAAAACAAACTATCTGGGAGGATACCAACATGGATCGGCACAAGCTTACCGCAATTGATGATTCTTCGCCTGCCATCAAATGAGTTTGTTGGTAGCATACCCTTACAGTTATGTCAACTAACATCTCTTCAAATCTTGGACATCTCTCACAATAGTATTTCAGGGACTATTCCTCGGTGCATCAATAATTTCGCTGGCATGACTCAAAAacagaatttaaaaataagtcGTCTTGATTTTGGAACTACCACAGCCGAGGGTTCTATGCGTATTTATTGGCAATACAATGAAAAAGCATGGGTGAATACAAAAGGAATGCCTCTCGAgtataaaaaaattcttgactCAGTAAAAGTTATTGATCTTTCAAGTAATAGATTGGAAGGAGAAATTCCAAGAGAAGTAACAAGTCTCTTGGAATTGATTGGGCTGAACCTATCTAGAAACTTATTGACTGGCGTCATCCCTCAGAATATTGGTGACCTGAAAAGCTTGGAGTCTCTGGACTTGTCAAGCAATCACCTTTCATATGTAATTCCTCAAAGCCTCGCTACTTTGAGCTTTTTGAGCTATTTGAATTTGTCAAACAACAACTTGTCAGGTAGAGTTCCAACAGGCACCCAGCTCCAGAGCTTCACTGCTTCTTCATATGCAGGTAACTTAGATCTTTGTGGCTTGCCTCTGAACAGGTGTCTCGAAGATAACATGGCTCAAGGTCCTCAAATTGGAAGCACACATGAAGATGGCAATATTGAAGAACATGAAAACTCCCATGAACACCTATGGTTTTATATGAGCATTGCAATTGGATTTATTGTTGGATTTTGGGGGGTTTGTGGATCGTTAATCCTAAAGATTACTTGGAGGCATGCATATTTTCAGTTTTTAGACAGAATGGGAGACAGGCTCTTTGTTACAATAGTTGTCAACATGGCCAAGCTGTTGCGGAACTTCAAGACTCAGTGCTACCAAGAAAATGTTTAG
- the LOC132189609 gene encoding receptor-like protein EIX1: protein MRGPNYAELLVLLFLCSATTICFAFNLSDSEVIMRCIEEERQALFKFKQGLQDNFSMLSSWGSDEEDCCKWEGIKCSNRTGHVVTLHLSNKRLSGEIRSSLLGLQHLTYLDLSYNYFSILPKFIGLLTKLQYLNLSKNYFFGTIPPQLGNLSNLISLDISWNIMIIEDYNLDWLFHLSSLRNLDMSSVNLSKVVNWPDKVNMLPSLLQDLRLSNSQLSLPVPPTLINANCSSPLSFLDLSLNQFNSSIFPWLFKYYNRLLHLDLHCTEIEGLIPKALGNMVALVHLDLSFTKIEGLIPKAFGNMTALVHLDLHSTEIEGLIPKAFGNMTALVHLDLSFTKIEGLIPKAFGNMTALVHLDLSFTKIEGLIPKALGNMVALVHLDLSSNKLEGPIPNLSKLSLLRELHLSNNQLNGSLDNVLGKLSKLQVLDLSFNSLKGVITETHLSNLSSLNQLDLSYNYDLSLKFSPDWIPPFHLDYIGLGSCKLGPTFPQWIQTQKNFSALDISSARISDTIPNWFWDLSFNIKYLNISANQITGNIPFEWFSTRFQALNAIDLSYNRFSCPLPQLNSNSWVLNLSNNLFRGTVTFICESDGFLEYLDLSNNLLFGELPKCWPKMANLELLNLANNNLFGRILKSFGKICWKYSFFKSLHFQNNSFIGELPVSLMNCSLLSVIDFGENKLSGRIPTWIGTSLLQLMILRLLSLLVAYHYSYVN from the coding sequence atgagagGCCCTAATTATGCTGAATTATTGGTGCTTCTATTTCTATGTAGTGCAACTACTATTTGTTTCGCTTTCAATTTGAGTGATTCTGAGGTGATCATGAGATGCATAGAGGAAGAAAGACAAGCACTCTTCAAATTCAAACAAGGCCTTCAAGATAATTTCAGTATGCTGTCTTCTTGGGGCAGTGATGAGGAAGATTGTTGCAAATGGGAAGGAATCAAATGCAGCAACCGAACAGGTCATGTTGTCACCCTTCATCTAAGCAATAAACGTTTATCAGGTGAGATAAGGTCTTCATTACTTGGATTGCAACATTTGACTTACCTCGACTTAAGTTACAATTATTTCTCCATCCTCCCAAAGTTCATTGGTTTACTCACTAAATTACAGTATCTCAATCTTTCCAAGAACTATTTTTTTGGAACCATTCCACCGCAGCTTGGAAATCTCTCAAACTTGATTTCTCTTGATATCAGCTGGAATATTATGATAATTGAGGACTATAATCTTGACTGGCTCTTTCATCTCTCCTCTTTAAGAAACTTAGATATGAGCAGTGTGAACCTTAGCAAGGTAGTGAATTGGCCGGATAAGGTTAATATGCTCCCTTCTTTGTTACAAGACTTACGTCTAAGTAATTCTCAGCTCTCCCTGCCGGTTCCTCCTACACTTATCAATGCTAATTGTTCTTCACCACTTTCATTCCTTGATCTCTCTTTGAATCAATTCAACTCCTCAATATTCCCTTGGTTGTTCAAATATTACAATCGCCTTCTTCATCTTGACCTCCATTGTACCGAAATAGAAGGTCTTATTCCGAAAGCGTTGGGGAATATGGTGGCTCTTGTTCATCTTGACCTCAGTTTTACCAAAATAGAAGgtcttattccaaaagcttttGGGAATATGACGGCTCTTGTTCATCTTGACCTCCATTCTACTGAAATAGAAGgtcttattccaaaagcttttGGGAATATGACGGCTCTTGTTCATCTTGACCTCAGTTTTACCAAAATAGAAGGTCTTATTCCAAAAGCGTTTGGGAATATGACGGCTCTTGTTCATCTTGACCTCAGTTTTACCAAAATAGAAGGTCTTATTCCAAAAGCTCTTGGGAATATGGTGGCTCTAGTTCATCTTGACCTCTCTTCCAACAAACTTGAAGGGCCAATACCGAATCTTTCAAAATTATCTTTGTTGAGAGAGTTGCATCTGTCCAACAATCAGTTAAATGGGAGTTTAGACAATGTTCTAGGAAAACTTTCCAAGCTTCAGGTTTTGGATTTGTCCTTCAATTCTCTCAAAGGTGTCATCACTGAAACACATTTGTCGAATCTTTCCAGCTTAAACCAATTGGACTTGTCTTATAATTATGATCTGTCTTTGAAGTTTAGTCCAGACTGGATTCCACCATTTCATCTGGATTACATAGGATTGGGATCTTGCAAATTGGGGCCAACTTTTCCTCAATGGATTCAAACACAAAAGAATTTTTCAGCACTTGATATATCTAGTGCAAGAATTTCAGACACCATCCCCAATTGGTTTTGGGatctttcttttaatataaaGTACTTAAATATCTCAGCCAACCAAATCACTGGCAATATACCTTTTGAATGGTTTTCGACAAGATTTCAGGCTTTAAATGCAATAGATTTGAGTTATAACCGCTTCAGCTGTCCACTGCCACAACTTAACTCTAATTCATGGGTGTTGAATCTCTCCAATAATTTGTTCCGAGGAACTGTGACATTCATATGTGAGTCCGATGGATTCTTGGAATACCTTGATCTTTCGAATAACTTATTATTTGGAGAGCTCCCCAAGTGTTGGCCAAAAATGGCGAATCTAGAACTCCTTAATTTGGCAAATAATAATCTCTTTGGGAGAATTCTTAAATCATTCGGAAAAATTTGTTGGAAATATAGTTTTTTCAAGTCATTGCATTTCCAAAACAACAGTTTCATTGGAGAATTACCTGTGTCATTGATGAACTGCTCTTTGCTGAGTGTAATAGATTTTGGAGAAAACAAACTATCTGGGAGGATACCAACATGGATCGGCACAAGCCTACTGCAATTGATGATTCTTCGCCTGCTGAGTTTGTTGGTAGCATACCATTACAGTTATGTCAACTAA